AATGGTTCGGCTGATTGAGAGAAAGTTTAGCATCATCTTAGGGCTTGTGACTGAGGTGAACCATGTTTCCAAGAAGGACAGATTGGCGATGAAAAAGTACATGGGAGAGTGGAGTCTGTGATTCACCCACACTATGAAAATGATGACCACGTTCCCTGTTACTGTGAACAGGTAGGTGAGGAGAAGAATCAGGAAGAGGAAAATCTTCAGTTTCTCAACAAGGCTGGAAAATCCCAGTAGGATAAACTCAGACACAGCCGTTTCATTCCTTTCCTCCATGTCCAACGTCAGCCTTGGCTCTGGAAAGAGTTACAGTGAAAATAAGTTTCAGAGGGTAGCCgcattagtctgtatcaacaaaaagctttcatgggctataacccacttcatcagatgcatctaatgaagtgggtaatagcccacgaaagctaatgctcaaatAGTGAAAAGAAGAACGTGCCATTTTCATAGATTCAGACATTTTAAAGCCAAATGAGACCCTTTGGATTTTCTAGTCAGGTTTTTTTGCCTAACATAGATCATAGCATTTTACCTTGTAATGCCACCATTCATTCTCTCACTTGTCATGAGCTGCCCCTCCCTGATTCAACGCCGCTGTCTCAACTTTGGTACTACTAGCCTTATACTCCTTTAATATTGCTCTCCGGACACTTGCCGTAAATATTCAGTGAtcctggctgttttccttcttctATGTCAAAGACATTACAGGTCTCTTCCAAACTACAGATACTAAACCTCTgatttctggctttaaaaaaacattatatttttatttaaccaAGCTAAACATAAACATAAATATAGCATTTAGTGACCCTTCCACTTCCTACATCTCAAGAGAGACCCTGATCTATCAAAGCATGACCATTCTTCATTCCTGGTCAGGGTCCAGCTCCCACATCCTCTCTgtggtgctgctcctgctccactCTGGAGAAAACCGATGACCAttctcaatgaaaaaaaaatctgaataagCCATTTAGGTGAAACCTCCCTCCAGGAGTCTAAACTTCTCTGTCTCTGAGCACTCAGCAGCATACGTTCTTTTTGGTTTTTGTCCCACAACATCCACCATAatagattcataaattccaaggtgagaagggaccactgtgatcatctagtctgatttcctgtctAACTCCagacacagaacttccccaaaataatttcttttgAACTAGAGCCTGCCTTTTaggaaaacattcaatcttgattttaaaccaACCAGGAatggagaagcagcaaagagtcctgtggcaccttatagactaacagacattttgaagcatgagctttcgtgggtgaatacccacttcgttggatgggtattcacccacgaaagctcatgctccaaaacgtctgttagtctacaaggtgccacaggactctttgctgctttaacagatccagactaacacagctacccctctgatacagggaTGGAGAATACGCTACAACATCCTTCCTAAGTTATTTCAATGGGCATGTGTCTTTACTATTAAAAATAGACACTAAATTCAATCTGAAGTTGTCTATCTTCAACTCccagccattagatcttgttataCTTTTGTCTATACTCTTGGAACTTTTTCCTGAGATGTTCTCTGGCCGGTGTTACACAGAAAATCATATTACATTATCACAACAGTCCCTCCTATTCTACAAATAAGTGAACTATGGAACACCAAAGCATATGAACAGTCATATTATAGTGTTATATATTTACCTTTTCAGATTAGTGATGGAACGGCTGCTGTCatttagaaaagaaacaaaaaccagaTCTGTTCTCTGAATCTCTCTCTCAGTAGCCGTTGCTCTCTCACCATCTCTCCTCTGTTCATCCGGGGAAAAGTCTTGCTTTCACCCACGCATTAAATAAGGTTTTGAAAGTGCAATGATTTAATTTGAGTGATGGCAACACCAACAGGAGATTACCAGAGGCAAGAACTCTCATAGGACACCCTGAGATACCTGATCAAATTGAACCCTAAAATTATCATCTTctttaaggctaagattttcagaaaatctACAGTACTTAGGTGCAGCATTCCCATTATCTCTCCATGGGATCCGGGTGCTCAAACATTTAGGAATCTTTAAAAATCCTACCACACAATTTTAAAGCAGACTAGGAAAATGAATTCATCTTTTTGTGATTTTTCAAAATTTGGAgggttttatattatttttaattagaatTTGTATTCATGCTCTGAAAAGAAACATCTTCCTCAAACAGTCACAAAATTATTTACTCTTTTTCCCAAACACTTCCAAAGATTATGATCTTAAATTGACAGATTGGCAAATTAATGTGTGAATAAAACCTATTTCAGTAAGgtgaccttttaaaaaattgaacattgtttcaggttgaaataatttttaaaagaatttgcaGAGAATGAAAAAGTTAAACAGAAACAGTAAATTTGTGTTGGGTCAAATGAAAACATTGACATGTAATTGTTTCACTTTGGTCCATTTTTAAAGGTTTTCCaaacaaaagcaaaggaaattttcagacaaaaaagttgttttgcactaaaaaatcccaaagcaataaaatgttctgattttttgtAAAAAATGGTTGACATAACTCAGTGAAACCAACAAAAACTTGCAAAACCTTTCAGCATTTTCGACCAAAAAGAGTTTCTACAGAAAAATTTCACCTATTTCTACTTACGAACATTTGTGTGTGTTCCATTAGGTTTTGGTATGAAGCCCTTGATTTTGAGACATGCCACAATAACATTCCACTTAACAGATGAAATGGGAAAGTTAGACTTTTTTTCTAATACAAGACTGTAAGCAGTATCATTTTAGAGGCCGCGATTAAGGAAGAACAGAGACTAGACTTCCATCCAAAGACAGGCAACACCAGTCAACACTAGTGATTTTATTGTAGCAATAATTATTTGATGTGGTATAGGAGCTTTGGTATGAGACGGGCTTACCTGAACATTCATCACTTACATAGAGCAATAATGTAGGAAAATGATGGAGTTCTACAATTTTGTTCTGTGTAATGAAATCCCAGGTACAGCTATTAGGCCCTGTCCACATTGTGGCTTAGATTTTTCCAAGCTACTTAAGATATTTGGGCACCTATTCCCCAGTCTCCCAGACGATTGAGAAGAGCAATcctagtacctatctttaaaaaggaaagaaagaggagCCAGGGAATTGAAGACAAGAAAGCCTAACTTCAATGCCTGGAAACACAGTGGAACAAACTGTTGAACAATCAATGTGTAATCACCTTGAGAAAAAATTGGAATATATGGAATAGCcaccatggatttatcaagaacaaatgttgccaaaccaacctaatgtcCTCTTCTACGCTTACGGGCCCTGCGGATATGGGAGTAGTAGTAGACAGGATATATCTAGATTACAGTAAGGCTGTTGGCGTTGCCCCATATGgcattctcataagcaagctAAAAGAGATGCAGTCCAGGTGAAATTATTACAagttgggtgcacaactggtgAAAGTCGATAATCAAAGAAGAGTTACCAATGGTTCTCTGTCAAACCAGGAGGGTCTATCTCATGTCCTGAAGGGGTCAATTTTGGGTCTGGGACTATacgatattttcattaataactttgATAATGGAGAGCTTATAAAAttggcagatgacaccaagctgagaggaTATGAAAACACTTCAGAGGATGGAATTAGTAATCAGAACAGCCTTGACAAAtgagagaattggtctgaaactgACAAGATGAAACTCAAGAAATACAATTACaaggtactacacttaggaaggacaaatcaaatgcacaacaacAAAATGGGGACTATCAGGCTAGGTGAAAATACTGCTGAAAGGAATCTGGGGGCTAGAGTGGATCACCATCTGAAGGAGAGCCAACAGTGTGAGGCCTTTGCTAAAAAGCTTAATATCAttcagcggggggtggggaggaacaaCAGGAGTGTTGCACacaagacacaggaggtaattgtcccactctctttcgcactggtggggcctcagctggagtattgcgtccagttttgggtgccacactttagaaaagatgGGCACAAATTGGATAgagaccagagaagagcaaaaaaaataaacaaaaaagtttagaaaacctataagaaaaggttaaaattgGGACATGTTTAGTCTCGAGAACAGACGACCAAGGGGCACCTGTTAACGTCTGCACATGTGTTAAGGGCTGGTATAAAGAGAATAACGACCCGTTCTCCAGTCCatggaaggtaggacaagaagtaatgggttccatctgcagcaagggagattgagaACGATTTCCCTAGTTTCAAATCTAACTGTAAGGACAGTTAAGAACTAGAATAGTTTCCAAGGTAGGATGTGGAAACCCTCCCCTCACTGGAGATTTTAAGaactggttggacaaacacctgtgagggcTGGGCTCTGTTTATTTCGGCCTGCCTCGGTGCAGGGCGTTGAATTAAATGAGCTCTCTAGGCCCCTTGCAGCTGTTGCTTGACTCTTTTAAAGATTAATCCTATTTGGCGGTTGATCAGAAGGTCATAAGGCTCTTGTCTCAAGAATCAGGCTATAGAGAATTAAACCCAGTGAGTTCAATATCTTATTGGGAGCCTTGGGGTGTATGGTAAAGATGATAGATCTTTATTAGAATAATGAACAAAGCCAGAAAAACTCTGAGCCACAGAAAAGATAGGAGTAGCACAGTATTGGGGTATCATTCTTGACATGAGCTCTTAAACGTGCCTACTTACAGCCTTTGTTGAGGACCTGGTGATGAGAGACGGAAGACCAGCCCTGGTGTGCCCAATGAGTTCAATGTCCCAAGTTCCTCAATGCCGAAGACGGATGGTAGATAACAACAGAGCTAAAGGGTCAAAAGGTAGCTAAGCCCAGAAAACGAACTCTCGGCATGGTGGTCTGCCCTAttataaggcctgtgcaccattGTGAATATTTATGCTAATGCTCAGCTAACTTCCTCCGCCACATAACACGGAGATGTACTTATTCTACAGGTTAACACAGCAATACATATTAAAGCCATTGCAGCTCACTATGATACCTGTCACTTCTTGTTTAAGCCCGTTTATGGTTATTACTTGCATGTTCTTGCCATGTTCCTGCTGTTTCTGTGTACCGTTAAGTTCCAGCTCCTGCCATTGAACAAGCTAGCCCAAATTCCCTCACATCTGAGGGTAACTTTCAGACTACTTATCTATGCCAAAAGTTACAGGCCTATTATATTTCACTATACTTATGCTAACCTACTTAATCTAATGTCTTACAGCATACAAGCCTGTAGGCTCCGTGCATTACAGCTGAAGGTAATAAAGGCTAAACAGCCCTACCTTTCTAGGATACTAGGAAAGTTAGGGCAAAGTGCTGGGCTGCACTGTGCTGCAAGAAACGGTGGGCGGATTTCCTCTCAGAGTCAGCACTGATCCCACGAACATCACTATGGGACAATGTGCATCAGGCAGCCGTGTGCTTGACTCAATATAGGCTGCTGTTGTCTTTGAGTCAAGGTTGAGGCCATTGCCCCGGTGCGGTGGTAGGAAGTGGTGGGCTGCCTGCAGGGGCCTTTTCGCCACACCAGAGAAAATGTTTTCCGGAAGATTAATTGGTTAAATTGTTTTCTGATACACGGTGGGAGTGGGAGGTTGAgggaatatttaattttaaacagtaaAAGCAAAATCTATGCCTCACTTGATGTTATTTTGGCACATTCTTTCTTGGGGTTAATTATTTGTGTTCCATCTTtcatagtgattttttttcaacacTTATAATGAGAGGTGAAACGGAAAAGCACTGTAAAAATTAGTGTGTCTGATCTTCGTTGATTTTGTACTATGGCAATGAAAGggcgggggaaggagagagattctAGTCGGAAATCTTGAATTCCATTTTATGATTTCAAAGTGTGCTTtccttctagggtgaccagatgtcccgattttatagggacagtcccaatttttgggtctttttcttatataggctcctattactccccaccccctgtcccaatttttcatacctgctgtctggtcactctatttcCTTCTGCATCAGAATGAAACCAAGCCCTTGTGACAGTTTGTGTGAAACAGTTCCTCTCTTCAAGGGTGGTATTACTGGTCACGCTAGAGAGCTCAGCTCTGTCCCTACAGCCCCAAGGCTTGGATCACGGCTGGTacatgggagatgcaggttccAATCACTATATGGCCTGACTGGAAGCTGGGAGTTGCACTGGTGTCTTCCACATCCCGTACACGTAGCCTAATCACCAGGCTCAATAACTGGAGAACCTCTCTCTACCAATTCATTCTGTACTTTAGAAACCTCCATAATGCAACTAACAATCCACATGTACTGATAGAAATCACAAAAGTCTGAAATCGGACCTCAGCTGTATTTGGGTACTGAGTATTTGCCTGTACAGACTGGGCTATTGGTCCACTGAAAGGGTAAGACTTGTACTCAGGAGCCAGACTCCAAATCCAAGCATGTCCACAGACGTTTTGTCAGACACTGGGCAATTCATTTATTATATCCTTTGCCTCAGTTCTCTATTTGTTGAAAATCAGGACAATGCTTTCCTATTCCACCAAGGTGCTGTGATTGCTCACAAACTACAGACAGAAAGAATAAATGTGTGCCTAGCTTACATCTTTTGTGCAGCCCGAAGGAAGCTTGCCTTGCTACGATCTGTGAAGTGTTTAATCAGTGGATAATTACTCATTTGTCTCAAGCATGTGATAAATCAGCATTTTCAAGAGAGACTGAATAAATCTAATTATTTCCTTGAAGAGTAGAATTGACtaaactttaatttttaaaaaatgcagcttgagaaaggactattagAGATAATTTTCTAATCATAACAGATTGACTCTTTCATTATGGTGGtgggtattttttgtttgtttgttttgcttttcttatATCTATCCAGAAGCATGGCACAGATTGGGGAATAACATTACAGTACTACGACCAAACGTTTCTCTCAGGGCGAGTTTCACAGtcttgtttctgaggctgtagaTAAAGGGGTTGAGGAAAGGGTACACTATGCTGTTCAGCAGAGCCACCCCTTTGTTGACATCCAAGGAGGAATTTCCCAAAGGCCTGGCATACAAAACAATGCAGCTTCCATAGACAATTGTCAAAGCTGTGAGATGGGACCCACAGGTAGCAAAAGCTTTCTGTCTGCCTGTGACTGTTGGCATTTGGAGAATAGAGAAAAAGATGCTCATGTAAGACAACATTGTTAAACATAATGAAGTCAGTACTAAAGTTGAGATCAAAATGGAGTCCATCCTCTTAACCCCACTGGTGTCAGTGCAGGAGAGTTGGAAGAGGGGAGAattgtcacagaagaaatggtcgaTCACGTTTGGCCCACAGAATCTCAGCTTTGAAATCAGGAGCATCCGTAAACTCATAACTGTGAAACTTCCCACCCACGAACCAAGGACCAGCTGGATGCAGAGTCTCTGCTTCATGATGGTGGCATATTGCAAAGGGCGGCAGATGGCAACATAGCGATCAAAGGACATGACCACTAGGAGGTAGAACTCTGTAGTCCCTAAAGCAAAATAGAAGAAGGACTGGGCCATGCAGCCGTGGAATGAAATGGTTCTGTTGACTGAAAGAAAATTCAGCATCAGTTTAGGGCTTGTGACCGAGGTGAACCAGATTTCCAAGAAGGACAAATTGACAATGAAAAAGTACATGGGAGAGTGGAGTCGGGGATCCACCCACACTATGAAAATGATGACCACATTGCTCGTCACTGTGATCAGGTAGGTGAGGAGAAGAACCAGGAAGAGGAAAATCTTCAGTTTCTCACCAAGACTGGAAAATCCCAGAAGGATGAACTCAGACACATCCGTTTCATTCCTTTCCTCCATGGCCAACATCAGCCTGGGCTGCAGAAAGAGTAACAGTGAAAATAAGTGAATGGCATTTTCACAGATTCATACATGTTAAGCCAGATGAACCCTTTCGATCTTCTAGCCCCACTTTATACAAAACATATGACACAGGATTTTACGTAGTAACTCCATtactcagggccagtgcaaggatgtttcgcgccctaggcgaaacttccaccttgtgccctccgcctctgccctgaggcgcacCCCCCGCGTGGtagctctcccctcctccctgaggagcccccccttgcggcagcttcCCACCCTCCCCGCTGAagcacccctcccccgccccagctcagccctgctccgcACACGAGCACAAGGACCCCGAGCACTctgtcacttcacttctcccgcctcccaggcttgtgctgcctaagctgattggcgccgcaagcctgggaggtgggagaagtgaagcagttctCCTGCGTGCGGCTCCCaccctttacttgctgcaggcagccctccccactctcccctgccccagctccctccgcctaaatgccagcagcaactgaggtggccgaagatctggccgccgcggtcgctgccgaagaaaatggtgccccccaaatgccagtgccctaggcgactgcctaggtcacctaaatggttgcaccggccctgctgttACTCCCCTAACTTCTTGTCATAAGAAcagcggcgtgggctgagggacttactggccactgcttccagcagctcccattggcccggtgCAGTatctgcggccaatgggagccatgatcggccggacctgtggatggggcaggtaaacacacctgcccggcccgccaggggctttccctgcacaagcagcgacccctgtttgagaatccctgcctcATATGGAACTTGTTCCATATCTCTAATCATTTTGGTTACCtttctctgtaacttttccatttctaatgcaTCTTTTCTTATATGGGGTGACTAGAACTGCCCACAGTATTCTACGTGCAGGAATAGTATGTATTTATATACCTGCATTATGTAATTtgctatcttattatctatccttttgctaatggttcctaacattgttctcttttgtgactgctgctacATATTGAGTAGAtgatttcagagaattatccacaatgattccaagatttttcttgagtgggaacagctaatttagaccccaataTTTTgcgtgtatagttgggattacgttttccaatgtgcattactttgcattttttaaCATCGAATTTCATCTGCTTTTTTGGTTTTCCAATCACCCTGTTTTGTgaaatccttttgtaactctgcTTTGCATTTAACTATCTTCTGTAattttgtctcatctgcaaactttgccatctttgtccagtggcagtcagaaaagctagcagaatgttatgaacagataataagacagtaaatatcatgatGCCAtcatataaatccatagtatgcccacatcccaaaaatatatattagacatagaaaaggtacaaagaagggtAATGCAAATTATTAAgtgtatggaacagtttccaaatgaggagagattaaaaagactgggattgttcatcttggaaaagagaggatTATCGGGGGATAGGTAGAGAACTATAAAAGCATgaatgatcatcttgtctgacctcttgtacaACTTCTGCCATTGAACTttctcaaaataattccttttgaactagaacttaggaaaaacattcaatcttggtTTAAATATTACCAGGAATGGAGACTCAATCACAACACTTTGTGAATGATTCAATTGGTTAACTCCCCTCATTATTAAAAAATGTGCACTTTAGTTGCAGTCtcaatttttctagcttcaactttcagccatttgATCTAGTTGtacttttgtctgctagactgagctATTTGTTCCCAGGGCCTGTGCTCAAGTTACCTAGAGTTCCTTGAGTCTGTTACTATCAGTTATGTTCCCCAAAGCTgcaatcattcttgtggctcatcTCTGAACACTTctcaatttgtcaacatccttcttcaaCTGTGCACTCCAAAAAGGGACACAGGATTCCACcagtggtcgcaccagtgccaaatacagaggaaaaTAACATCCTTTTACCTTTTAAAGATTCCCCGGATTTTACACCAAAGAATGGCATTAGACTTTTTGGTCACAGCTCCGAACTGAGAGCACTCGTTCAGGTGATTTTTCATCATGACCCTTGAGTCTTTTTCAAAGTTGGAATTCCATAAAACTTATCCtataacagggtttctcaaacaggggttgctgcttgtgtagggaaagtccccggtgggccgggccagtgtgtttatctGCCtagtctgcaggtccggccgatcgcggctcccactggccttggATTGCtgcttctggccaatgggagctgcggaaagtgGCAGAAGCAGAGGGACTTACtgactgccacttccagcagctcccattggcctggagcagcaatctgcggccagtgggagccgcaatcggccggacctgaggaaggggcaggtaaacacaccagcccggccagccaggggctatccctacacaagcggcaacgcctgtttgagaaaccctgctctataACATCTCACACAATGCAATTTCAAGTTAATATAGTCCCATCTCCACATTTATGCTTGATCTGGAGTCATATTTTTCAATGTTTCATAGTTggtgaacatttaaaataaaaaatgttcacaACACCATTATATTTATTATAAACCCCATTATATTGACTATAGAGAGTAAAATATTTATCAATGATAACAATGATAAGCCTATTCAATACAACTGCTGCATTTGAGCTCAGAATCTTTTAAGCTTTTAATTATCCCTTATTTATTtgggaaattttatttttttgcatcagAATTATAATAAAAAACTCAGTGCCTAACATTTACCCTCAATTGCCTTTCATGTCACTACCCCAGAGCACACAACTTATCAGTTACCAAAGAAAGATCTAACCTGCCCTCAGCATCCCACAAAACATACAATCGTATCCAGTAATTTTGCCATTTAGCCCACAACTTGTGGTTGAAGTAGAGGATATCTTCTAGGAAGACATCCAAACTCAATTTAAAGACTTTGTGCGATGAAATATCCACCACATCTCTAGGTAAATTGCCCCAATACTTAATAGCTCTCAcccttaaaaatgtgcaccttactTC
Above is a genomic segment from Gopherus flavomarginatus isolate rGopFla2 chromosome 11, rGopFla2.mat.asm, whole genome shotgun sequence containing:
- the LOC127031867 gene encoding olfactory receptor 6M1-like, producing MEERNETDVSEFILLGFSSLGEKLKIFLFLVLLLTYLITVTSNVVIIFIVWVDPRLHSPMYFFIVNLSFLEIWFTSVTSPKLMLNFLSVNRTISFHGCMAQSFFYFALGTTEFYLLVVMSFDRYVAICRPLQYATIMKQRLCIQLVLGSWVGSFTVMSLRMLLISKLRFCGPNVIDHFFCDNSPLFQLSCTDTSGVKRMDSILISTLVLTSLCLTMLSYMSIFFSILQMPTVTGRQKAFATCGSHLTALTIVYGSCIVLYARPLGNSSLDVNKGVALLNSIVYPFLNPFIYSLRNKTVKLALRETFGRSTVMLFPNLCHASG